In Corvus hawaiiensis isolate bCorHaw1 chromosome 14, bCorHaw1.pri.cur, whole genome shotgun sequence, the sequence GCACAGCCGGGACTGGTCGGAATGGGGCTCCCAGGACTCGGGGCAGCTCCTGCACGGGTTTCCCAGGGAACGGGTGCGCGGGGTGGCAGATGCACGCATGGGGCGCGGCGCCGCTCACCGTAGATCATGGCCAGCCCGGTCTCGTGGAGGAAGCGAGCGCGGCGGTGCTTGAAGAGCCAGATAGTGAGGATGGTGAGAGTGAGCAGAAGGATGAAGACGAGGAGGTTGGCGCTGTCCTGACGGTGACTCTCCTCCGCCGCCTTCTCGGAGACGATCTCCTCCTCCAGCGCCCCGGAATGCGCCGCCGCCACCTcggcgcccgccgccccccgcgcccacagccccgcagccgccgccagcaccggccccggccccgccatcGCCCCGGcaccggcccggccccgccgacACCAGGAAGCGGCTCTGGGCGCAGGCGCCGGGGGCGGGAACAGAGCGGGGAGCCCGGATAGGGACGGGCCGGCAGCGAGCGGGGGCGGGCTGGCAGCGAGGGAGCGGGGAAAAggggggcggggagcgggggcaGGGGACAAGGGTGGCCCCGGGGAGCTCATAAGGCGAGGTTTGTGAGGGAAGGGCGTGCCTGGGACTGCCAGGGGGGCTGTGATGAGCCCTGGGGAAGCTGGGACGAGTCCTAAGGAACGGGATGTGGGGGACGAAGAAGTGCGCAAGAAGGGGGTAGGTGATCAGAGTTCAAGGGGGTTtgcaagagggaaaagaaatcccCAGACAGACTTGGTGCAAGGTAGTTTAGCGCGGCCACGCACGGCAGCGGGTGTTGTTTGTGCGCGGGGTGCTTTGGAGGGATGTCCTGCAGGACACACCCCGGCCCGGGCTCATGGGGACACGGGGTCCAGGGGGAGCCTGGAGGGTGGTCGTGCCTTCACACCGCGCCAAGGCATGTGGATGGTGCCAAGAGCTGCCGTCAGCCCCGAAGTGGGATCAGGGTAAACTTCCCACCTTGTTTACCAGTTAATAGGGGCGATGCGTGGAGCCGGTGGGGCAAGGGCTGTAATAAATGCCAATGATCAACTTCAAGGTGACTTGTAGGAAACGCCCTCAAAGAATTGCCTTTGTGCCTTGGGGTCATGGAAGACCCAGGACGCTTAGCTGTGTGGGACCCTGGTGTTTCTTTGCTTTGCCCCAAGCCTGGCTCGGCCAGGGGCGTCCCTCCTGCACGTGCTGTGTACATCCCTTTACCTCGTTTTTTCTTGCACTGGTTTCTCAAGCTTTGAGGTTAAACACGTGGAAAGCGGGAATTAACTCGGGCACCACTGGCCCTACGCTCTGTTTTCGGCTGTAAGGGATCCGGTCTGGCCCGGTGGAAGGAACGGGACCGGTTCGGGGGATGAcagccccctcctccctcagccgCCCCCCAGGACCATCCCCGGGCTCCACTCGCATTTTATCAATGGCCCCGCGTGGGAACGCGGCGGGGTGGCCACGCCCCCTGTCGCTGAAGCCACGCCTCCTTTGCACACCCGCACTGCTCGGGCGCGGCCTGGTCCCGCCCCCTCGGTGACATCATCATCGCGCGCCGGGGCGCCctggcggcggctggcggctaTGGCGGCGGGGTCGGTGTGGAAGGGGCTGGTGGGGCTCGGCCTGTTCGCCCTGGCACACGCGGCCTTTTCGGCGGCGCAGCGTGAGTCACTGCCGGGGCTGCGGGCTAGGGCGCCCCGGGGCACCGGCACCCCCTCACGGCCGCCGGGCAGCtcccggggcgggggccgggccgggccggcatCATCATCGTCCTCAGCCGCGAgcccggcggcgggggcggccctgTCCTTGCGGGCCAGACTGCGGGGAGAGCGGAGGTTCCGGGAGGAGCGCGGGGCTCGCCCCGTGCGGGCGCCGTAGCAGccgggaagggagggaaaaaggaagggtGGGAAGGGGGAGCTGCCGCCCGCCAGGTCGCGGCTTCAGCCTGGCTTCTGCCATCCCGCTGCCTCCCGTCTCCACGGTTCGCCTACCTCCCGGCTGCTTCGGGTAGGGCCAGCCGTGCTCCGGAGCGGCGGAGGCTCACAGCGGCACCAGGGGCGGCCCAGCTGACACGTTTCTCGGAGCTACAGCCGTTTCTCTGGGGGTTCTGTGTTGCCAGGCTGTTTATTTGCATACACGGAGTGTTTGATGCATGcatgtgtttctgttttgtagATCGTTCTTACATGAGGttgacagaaaaggaagatgaaacGTTGCCCATAGATGTAAGTTTTTGCAGTGTTTGAAAGGTGTAACTGTGAGGTGGTTTAGTCTCTCAATTGCTTCCTTTTAATGTGCTAGGCAAGCATTAAGGGTAAAGTAGTTTTTAAGTTGCACTTGCATCAGAGTTCCCACTGTCAAAAAGGACCACACTTTCCATCCCAACTTCCTGAGTATGTTGTAGTTGTCAGTGAAATCAAACCTCAGGTCCAGACCTCCCTCTTCTTTAGAACTATTCTGGAGCATCTTGTCCAGGATTCCCTGAACATAGCTCAGAGAGCTTTTGCATCCATCACCTCCTTTGCAGCATAAATATCCTGCACCCTCTGGCTCTGGTTGGTAGACATGTGTTTATCCAGTGTGACTGTGTGAATGTTTGATCCCAGCACAACTTGCTTCAGGGAAGGGgattttatttacattatttgcttgcttttcaAATTTCCACTTCAGTTAtttgtttccctttctccttaATCAGAAGGGCGGGGAGATCAGGTGCCAGAAGAGCCAGGCATGGCGCCTAGCCTGGGGCTCCACGGTGTGTTCCTGGCAGGAGTTTGGATCCTGGAGTGCACAGGAACACAGTGTTTGGTCTCAGGCTCTTGCTGAGGAGCTGTCGATTCAGTTGGTGCAACCCAGActtgtgctggggcagctggagctctgccagAGTTTTGCTGTGCAAATAGGAGGGATTTTTAGTTCTCCTGTGCCTCGGTTTCCCCACTGCTGGATTGCCCACCTCTATTTGCTGTCATTGGATGAAAAGCACAAGAGACACTGTGTGAAAGCTGAGATTTTCTGGTAAAAATGCAGAACGCTCAGTGATGTGTGTGTTGCACTGTGCTCCTTCTGTTGCAGATAGTCCTGCAGACTCTGCTGGCCTTCGCAGTCACCTGCTATGGGATAGCACATATTGCAGGAGAGTTTAAAGACATGGATGCCACTTCAGAACTCAAAAATaagtatgttttatttcttccttttgtacGCACCGGTATCCGCTTCTCTGTACAAACTGCGCCATGAAATCACTCATCTTTAGCTCAGTCCTTCAATGCATGTTGTAGGCAGTGGCCTGAGGGGAACAGCCACACTTGGGAAGGCCAACAGTGTCTTGAGTTTTAGGGAGAGTTAGATAACaggcagaaattaaataaacttCTTGCTTTTCCTCATCCGAAATCCTGCTGTGCAGAGTTGGTTAGAGGAATGAAATGTGCTCGTAGGAAGTAGAGCTCAGGAATCACCACCTGTTGTTGTGACATGATCTTAGACTGCAGGGCTTGGCTCACACTCTGCTTGTGTTTGCTTCTTCATGAGAATCCGAGTCACTTGAATCTCACACAGTATATTCAAGGCAGGACATGTGAAAgactctgaagaaaataaggGATTTTGGATCAAGATTTTGAAGAGGATAGTTGGTTAGAGCACACCAAGGTCATAGGCTCAACCCCTGTATGAGCCGTTCACTTCAGAGTTGGACTCCataatccttgtgggtcccttccaaatcagaatattctgtgattccagtaGGAAATCGGATGGGCAGATGTTGCCTCTCTGGCCATTTCCAAAACTACAGGGGAGTATGGAAAGTGAAAAAGTTGACATAATTGTATTTCAGAGTGTTCACGTAAAGCCTTTAGCTTGAGGCACCCAGGGGGCTGGAAAGCTGAACATCATCAAGGTGTTAACACAAGTGACAGCTGAACTAAGGCTGGCACATGGTGTGTCTGCAGGCAGCATCCACAGGCTGCCCCTGAGCTcaaggaaggaaggggaagtTTGTGACACGGACATCTTGTGGTCTTTATCACAACTGGCTGTGTATTTCCTCAGTGTTTCAGTTTAGGACACTTAAAAGCAAGCAAGAGTTTTGGATTGAAAACTGGTATTTCTGTGTTCTAAAGTCAATATGCCCCAGACTGACTGTTCTAAACTCCTTGCTCTGAGAGAATTAACCTTGgctttttacatttattttgaaggaCATTTGACACATTAAGGAACCATCCatctttttatgtatttaatcATCGTGGTAGAGTATTGTTCCAGTCCCCAGACACAGTGAATTCTTCTTCAAACCAAGATGCTTTGTCATCCAGCTCGGCACTGAAATTTCGAAAACTTGAACCTCTGCGCCGCTAAGACTTTTACAGATGATAACCCAGGACACTGAGATGTAATATTCAAGTCGGGGATGTAAACacttttttaatttctggagCAGTATTTATATTGATCTTCCAGACTTTataaagtatatatatatatataaaaatatatatatataaactaaTGACCTTCTTTGTACACTGTTAATGAGAATGACCGAATTGTGGATTGGCAATGCAGTGTAAATTCTACAGTTATGCTGTGAAACACATCTTCAAAGTTTCAGATATTAAAACGAGTTGCAGCTGACTTAACTtcagttaaaacaaaaagcaagctAGTTTTTCCTGGAATTAATGTTCTTTGACAGGAGGGAATGTTTGagtgtatttattttctcagtttgCTTGCACTACAGTCTATGGACCCCCTCAGAAATGCTGTGTGCACTGCATCactgaacagcaggaaaaggggcaGCACCTGATCCTGGAATGCCTGTGGGACACCAGCACAGTGTGGCAGGGAAAGTCAAAAagattgctttcatttttatttttttacagtgcTGAAAAACAGTTGTGTGAagggttattctttttttttcctggtttttcatTACCACATTATTTCCTCGTTGCCCTCCTTTGTTTCATGTAAGTTGCCCCAGGTTgcctgggctgtggctgtgcattGGTGTTTATGTGGGGGAGGCAGCTCACGTAGATAATCTGCCACACTCCATGTTCACCCCCTGGGTCCATGTTCTCCAGCTGTGAACTGGGGAATGTTGAATGTTGTGAATGTGCTAAACGTAGTGTTGGCACCAGGTACAACCTCCAAGTCATCTTCATATTTAAGTATCAGTAAGAACTGTCCCTTCTGTCAGTGATCCAGGGGTAGGGTCCAGCAGCTTGCTCTGTTTGCTGGCACTAATCCAGGACAACTACCCCTTTTCTGCCAACAGAGCCTTTCACCTTGATTTTTTCCAGCTGAGCCCTTCATTGATTTAAGATTACTGTCTTGATTCCATGTATTAGAACTGATCACACTGTCCTTAATTCTTACTTATGTCTAAATTCTTATCTCCCCTCAGGGGCTGAATCAATGCTAAAATCTCTCTTGGTCTGGTATTTCACCTCCCT encodes:
- the MMGT1 gene encoding ER membrane protein complex subunit 5, yielding MAAGSVWKGLVGLGLFALAHAAFSAAQHRSYMRLTEKEDETLPIDIVLQTLLAFAVTCYGIAHIAGEFKDMDATSELKNKTFDTLRNHPSFYVFNHRGRVLFQSPDTVNSSSNQDALSSSSALKFRKLEPLRR